In a single window of the Drosophila miranda strain MSH22 chromosome XL, D.miranda_PacBio2.1, whole genome shotgun sequence genome:
- the LOC108151248 gene encoding uncharacterized protein LOC108151248 — translation MSACEYNLTNSKKEMENAIKKEAKGSDVETDEKFEGITVDAADQQRVVSYRHFSPDLCFSLSDSSTDSSDTSNSWDYKRRGVNKKRLHKMRAAAMRLAIGPSLSPNAGTSLSSSDDADPISPPSCKRLKTSATTSKLESSKPSAPNVRIKSDAHRKRLEAFQQNLRVVNEQIAKKYSELNYGGLRAEPGTIRRLLGRACVGINKFADNPKKTPETKTEEKGAKKN, via the coding sequence ATGTCTGCTTGTGAATATAATTTGACGAACAGCAAAAAAGAAATGGAAAACGCTATTAAAAAAGAGGCAAAAGGCTCAGATGTGGAAACAGACGAGAAATTTGAAGGTATCACAGTGGATGCCGCAGATCAGCAGCGGGTGGTTTCGTATCGGCACTTCAGTCCAGATCTTTGCTTTTCGTTGAGCGACTCGAGCACCGATTCTTCTGATACCAGCAACAGCTGGGACTACAAGCGACGCGGCGTTAACAAGAAAAGACTTCACAAGATGCGTGCCGCCGCCATGCGTTTAGCAATAGGACCATCCCTCTCGCCCAATGCAGGGACAAGTTTATCAAGCTCAGATGACGCTGATCCTATCAGTCCCCCATCCTGTAAGCGGCTGAAGACCTCGGCCACCACTTCGAAACTAGAGTCATCCAAACCGAGTGCCCCGAATGTGCGCATAAAATCAGACGCCCATCGGAAGAGACTGGAAGCGTTTCAGCAGAATCTGCGTGTGGTCAATGAACAGATAGCCAAGAAGTATTCAGAGCTCAACTACGGCGGTTTACGTGCTGAACCCGGTACCATTCGGCGTCTTCTTGGACGTGCCTGCGTTGGCATCAATAAATTTGCTGACAATCCAAAAAAAACTCCAGAAACAAAGACTGAGGAGAAAGGCGCAAAGAAGAACTAG
- the LOC108154357 gene encoding uncharacterized protein LOC108154357, with amino-acid sequence MWWFFAIFLLFVLQHSRASIVRVQPVVSEDSVKVSVQLLTQCSSYCLLIAEPVLQYAEKCQENSKAYQEKNDQLNRLQTHLNVYMDKAREMEKLLNYSNTIREVLAESHTNQTNFSTNVENIINELEIGNQRRIIKDLEKQLENRNVQIREAEYVIEKMKAECLKENITSQDVRTKQQDEPINNMTVEVEQQVNQSEASREDIKDRPKSRSLINGSGNEA; translated from the exons ATGTGGTGGTTTTTTGCGATTTTTCTGCTGTTTGTACTGCAACATTCAAGAGCCAGCATTGTACGAGTGCAACCCGTCGTCAGTGAG GATTCAGTGAAAGTCAGTGTCCAGCTACTAACGCAGTGCAGCTCTTATTGCCTCCTCATTGCCGAACCAGTGCTCCAGTACGCGGAAAAGTGTCAGGAAAACAGCAAGGCGTACCAGGAGAAGAATGACCAGCTGAACAGATTGCAAACACATCTGAACGTCTATATGGATAAAGCTAGGGAAATGGAAAAACTTTTGAACTACAGCAACACGATTAGGGAAGTCCTGGCGGAGTCCCACACGAACCAGACCAACTTCAGCACCAATGTGGAGAACATAATCAATGAGTTGGAGATTGGGAATCAAAGGAGGATAATTAAGGACCTGGAAAAGCAGTTGGAAAATCGAAACGTACAAATTAGGGAAGCGGAGTATGTTATTGAGAAAATGAAGGCAGAGTGCCTGAAGGAGAATATTACGAGTCAAGATGTGAGGACTAAGCAGCAGGACGAACCAATTAACAACATGACCGTGGAAGTCGAACAGCAAGTGAATCAATCGGAAGCCAGCAGGGAGGATATCAAGGATCGACCGAAAAGTCGATCATTGATAAATGGTTCAGGGAATGAAGCATAA